A DNA window from Daucus carota subsp. sativus chromosome 3, DH1 v3.0, whole genome shotgun sequence contains the following coding sequences:
- the LOC108213290 gene encoding monocopper oxidase-like protein SKU5, with the protein MAIAGSNGLLCIIFLVCYMFGLCFTDDASKYFDLELSYITASPLGVPQQVIAVNGNFPGPTINVTTNENVFVNVRNKLDENALVTWPGVQMRRTSWQDGVLGTNCPIPPTWNWTYNFQVKDQIGSFFYFPSLNFQRAAGGFGSFIITNRKVISLPYKMPDGDIVISIGDWYTKNHTALRTALDMGKDLGMPDGVLINGKGPYQYNASVPDGINYETISVDPGKTYRIHVHNVGVSTCLNFRIQNHKLLLAETEGYYTQQNNFTSLDIHVGQSYSFLVTMDQNASSDYYIVASPRFVNQTVWQRVTGVAILHYSNSKGKAIGSLPDPPNDFYDKSYVVNEAISIRQNVSASGARPNPQGSFHYGQIPVTDTIVLKSVPPVMIDGKLRATLNGISFINPDTPIRLADKYNIKGDYKLDFPSRPLNRPLRSDSSVINATYKGFIEIVLQNNDTVVQSFHMDGYSFFVVGMAYGEWTENNRGSYNKWDAIARSTTQVLPGGWTAILVSLDNVGVWNLRAENLDRWYLGQETYMRVINHEADPSNKTEFPVPNNALFCGALSRLQKPQKSSASIINERSNSNYQLLLVTLSAFIFTWL; encoded by the exons ATGGCGATCGCAGGATCAAATGGGCTGTTGTGTATTATTTTTCTCGTTTGTTACATGTTTGGACTTTGTTTTACAGATGATGCTtccaaatattttgatttggaaCTGTCTTATATCACCGCTTCTCCTCTCGGTGTCCCCCAACAG GTCATAGCGGTTAATGGGAATTTTCCAGGTCCTACTATTAATGTAACCACTAATGAAAATGTCTTTGTGAATgtgagaaacaaactggatgaaaaCGCCCTTGTGACATG GCCTGGGGTTCAAATGCGTCGTACTTCTTGGCAAGATGGGGTTCTTGGCACCAACTGTCCCATTCCGCCCACGTGGAACTGGACCTATAATTTCCAGGTCAAGGATCAGATTGGAAGCTTCTTCTACTTCCCATCGCTTAACTTTCAAAGAGCGGCGGGTGGATttggttcttttattattaCCAATCGGAAAGTTATCTCATTGCCATACAAAATGCCTGACGGAGATATAGTCATTTCAATCGGTGATTGGTATACTAAAAACCACACG GCCTTGAGGACAGCTCTTGACATGGGGAAGGACCTCGGGATGCCAGATGGAGTCCTGATTAATGGCAAGGGACCTTATCAGTATAATGCAAGTGTACCTGATGGCATTAATTATGAAACAATTAGTGTTGATCCAG GTAAAACCTACCGAATTCATGTGCATAATGTTGGTGTCTCAACATGTCTGAACTTCCGTATTCAGAACCACAAATTGCTATTGGCAGAGACCGAGGGATACTATACACAACAAAATAACTTTACTAGCTTAGATATCCATGTTGGACAATCTTATTCTTTTCTGGTTACCATGGATCAGAATGCAAGCAGTGATTACTACATTGTTGCGAGTCCTAGGTTTGTAAATCAAACAGTTTGGCAGAGAGTTACTGGCGTTGCAATCTTGCATTATTCAAATTCTAAAGGAAAGGCAATCGGTTCTCTTCCTGACCCTCCAAatgatttttatgataaatCGTACGTGGTGAACGAAGCAATATCAATCAG GCAAAATGTCTCAGCGAGTGGTGCTCGCCCTAACCCACAGGGGTCTTTCCACTATGGTCAAATACCAGTGACTGATACAATTGTCTTAAAAAGTGTTCCCCCGGTGATGATTGATGGGAAACTCAGAGCTACTCTAAATGGTATTTCATTCATTAATCCTGATACACCCATTAGGCTAGCAGACAAGTACAATATTAAGGGGGATTACAAGCTCGACTTCCCCAGTCGACCACTCAACAGACCACTTCGATCGGACAGCTCTGTCATCAACGCTACATACAAAGGATTTATCGAAATTGTATTGCAGAACAATGATACAGTAGTTCAGAGCTTTCACATGGACGGCTATTCCTTTTTTGTAGTTgg GATGGCTTATGGAGAATGGACTGAAAATAACCGGGGCTCCTATAATAAGTGGGATGCTATAGCTCGCTCCACCACACAG GTACTTCCCGGAGGATGGACAGCAATTCTAGTATCTCTAGACAATGTTGGAGTGTGGAACCTTAGAGCTGAGAACCTGGACAGATGGTATTTAGGGCAAGAGACATATATGAGAGTTATTAATCACGAAGCTGATCCTAGCAACAAAACAGAATTCCCTGTCCCTAATAATGCTCTCTTCTGTGGTGCTCTTTCACGATTGCAGAA GCCACAGAAGTCCTCAGCATCAATCATCAATGAAAGGTCAAATTCGAACTATCAGCTGCTTCTGGTGACACTATCTGCTTTCATATTCACGTGGTTATGA
- the LOC108212162 gene encoding uncharacterized protein LOC108212162 codes for MIVFNGWELWACILLSLFLQIFLTIAGTFRRLASRRWFVKILWLAYLLADFVAVLGLGLLVSRQSLLYNNCLNEKHCYTDEALMYWATFFLVHLGGPDNITAFSTVDNELWLRDLFSISSKCITVAYAIYESVRTSSKVRLVSDMNKVDLSKTEVLQYALVYSTAFKGLVVDLSVSISQRNQSREFFLQRSIEQAFRLVELELDYLYDVLFTKILVLHHKVGLSCRILSFIAVVSSFVLFYFDFVASPLPPSDIATPEFHKIDIVVTCILFIGAILMEVIAFFMLLFCDWTVVKLSPLSDANSNRQSWKDKLLACILSYKHTISAFFHHCLYLVGIENQREIRITERWWANSFSAFNLIYHCLHGGRQNIYPRLVKFLMEFLYAEPYALSGHLATFIFDQLKMKSKKAESLAIAKQIYSSRGEWVLDELEDGCQAFLPYVAKYDYEDILLLWHIATEVCYNDNQDKVTNQEQRRTAKDLSDYMLYLMVMKPDMMYGVSSNGEIKFRETCTEVSKFFDTELPELKNRQFSYTYRGEREEALQKIACQRILFHETEAEHVTVCRDVPTLFTASELAKELNKLPSEEKWLLISKLWVELLSYAATHIRSSAHAEQLSKGGELITVVWLLMAHFGLGDH; via the exons ATGATAGTTTTCAATGGATGGGAACTCTGGGCTTGCATTTTGCTCAGTCTTTTCCTCCAAATCTTCTTAACAATTGCTGGAACCTTTAGGAGATTAGCATCCCGCAGATGGTTCGTGAAGATTCTGTGGTTGGCCTATTTGCTTGCAGATTTTGTTGCTGTTTTGGGACTTGGACTCCTTGTGAGCAGGCAAAGTTTATTATATAACAATTGTTTGAATGAAAAACATTGCTACACAGATGAGGCTCTCATGTACTGGGCTACCTTTTTCCTCGTACACCTTGGCGGTCCAGACAACATCACTGCTTTCTCAACAGTGGACAATGAGTTGTGGCTCAGAGATTTGTTTTCTATTTCTTCAAAGTGCATTACTGTGGCCTATGCTATCTATGAGTCTGTCAGGACTAGTTCCAAA GTCAGACTTGTGAGTGATATGAATAAGGTGGATTTGTCCAAAACAGAAGTGCTGCAATATGCTTTGGTATACTCCACGGCGTTTAAAGGACTTGTTGTTGATCTCAGTGTCAGTATCAGTCAACGCAACCAAAGCCGTGAATTCTTCCTTCAAAGATCTATAGAACAAGCTTTCAGGCTAGTTGAGTTAGAGTTAGATTACCTCTATGATGTGCTTTTCACGAAAATCCTAGTGTTGCACCACAAAGTTGGCCTCTCTTGTCGCATTCTATCATTCATCGCAGTTGTTTCTTCCTTCGTGCTCttctattttgattttgttgctTCTCCCTTACCACCATCAGACATTGCTACTcctgaatttcataaaattgatATAGTGGTTACCTGCATATTGTTTATTGGAGCCATTCTGATGGAGGTAATTGCCTTTTTTATGCTACTTTTCTGTGACTGGACTGTGGTTAAGCTCAGCCCTTTGTCTGATGCAAACTCCAACAGACAATCATGGAAAGATAAGCTTCTTGCTTGCATACTGTCTTATAAACATACTATAAGTGCCTTCTTTCATCACTGTCTTTATCTTGTTGGTATAGAGAATCAACGCGAGATTAGAATTACTGAGAGGTGGTGGGCTAATTCTTTCTCAGCATTCAACTTGATATATCATTGTTTACATGGAGGAAGGCAAAACATTTATCCTCGCCTTGTCAAGTTTCTGATGGAGTTTTTGTATGCAGAACCATATGCACTATCCGGTCATTTAGCTACCTTCATTTTCGACcaactaaaaatgaaatcaaaaaaaGCTGAGAGTTTAGCCATAGCAAAACAAATCTATTCTTCTAGAGGAGAGTGGGTGCTTGATGAATTGGAAGATGGCTGTCAAGCATTTCTTCCTTATGTTGCCAAGTATGATTACGAAGATATCCTTCTTTTGTGGCACATCGCTACTGAAGTCTGCTACAACGACAACCAGGACAAAGTAACTAACCAGGAACAACGTCGCACTGCAAAGGATCTATCAGACTACATGCTCTATCTTATGGTCATGAAGCCTGATATGATGTATGGAGTTTCAAGCAATGGGGAAATAAAGTTCAGAGAAACTTGCACAgaagtttcaaaattttttgaCACGGAATTACCTGAACTAAAGAACAGACAGTTTAGTTATACCTACCGCGGAGAGAGGGAGGAAGCTTTACAGAAAATTGCCTGTCAAAGAATTCTTTTCCACGAAACAGAAGCTGAGCATGTTACTGTATGCAGAGATGTTCCTACTTTGTTCACCGCATCTGAATTGGCCAAAGAACTGAATAAGTTACCTTCTGAGGAAAAATGGTTGCTAATAAGCAAATTGTGGGTGGAACTGCTATCATATGCTGCAACTCATATCAGGTCAAGTGCTCATGCTGAACAGCTAAGTAAAGGAGGGGAGCTCATAACTGTTGTTTGGTTACTTATGGCTCATTTTGGCTTGGGAGATCACTAG
- the LOC108215226 gene encoding trehalose-phosphate phosphatase A isoform X1, whose amino-acid sequence MEMEKNHNASVLTESASLNNSRLGLHSALLPYSPPDAVFSSSLFLTIPRKKTGLLDDVLSTCWLDAMKSSSPTHKKLKDFSTEPTDTEIAHRNWMLKYPSALASFEKITSYAKGKRVVLFLDYDGTLSPIVDNPDRAFMSNNMRLAVKNVARYFPTAIISGRSRDKVLEFVGLTELYYAGSHGMDIMGPVRPNTDGHTNCIRSTDNQGKEVNLFQPASEFLPMIDEIYRSLVDIAKEIEGATVENNKFCISVHYRNVDEKSWTTIAESVHDIMKNYPRLRLTHGRKVLEVRPVLNWDKGKAVEFLLESLGLSNSDNVLPIYVGDDRTDEDAFKVLREGNRGYGILVSSAPKESNAFYSLRDPSEVLEFLRSLVIWKKASA is encoded by the exons ATGGAAATGGAAAAGAATCACAATGCTTCAGTTCTCACTGAATCTGCATCATTGAACAACTCAAGGTTAGGCCTTCATTCTGCTTTGCTGCCATATTCTCCCCCAGATGCCGTGTTTTCTTCAAGTCTCTTCTTGACAATTCCAAGGAAAAAGACTGGCCTACTCGATGATGTACTGTCCACCTGTTGGTTGGATGCCATGAAATCTTCATCTCCCACTCATAAGAAGTTAAAAGATTTTAGCACCGAGCCCACCGATACTGAAATAGCCCATCGCAATTGGATG CTCAAGTATCCATCTGCACTTGcatcttttgagaaaataacAAGCTATGCAAAGGGTAAAAGAGTAGTTTTGTTTCTGGACTATGACGGGACTTTGTCACCAATAGTGGACAACCCAGATCGAGCCTTTATGTCTAATAAT ATGCGCTTGGCTGTTAAAAATGTGGCAAGGTACTTCCCTACAGCAATTATCAGTGGGAGAAGCCGTGACAAG GTACTTGAATTTGTAGGACTAACAGAACTCTACTATGCTGGTAGCCATGGGATGGACATAATGGGCCCTGTTCGCCCCAATACTGATGGTCATACAAATTGTATCAGGTCCACTGACAACCAG GGTAAAGAAGTTAACTTGTTCCAGCCTGCTAGTGAATTCTTACCCATGATTGATGAG ATTTATAGATCCCTTGTTGATATTGCTAAAGAAATAGAAGGAGCCACTGTCGAGAacaataaattttgtatatctGTTCATTACCGTAACGTAGATGAGAAG AGTTGGACAACGATTGCAGAATCTGTTCATGACATCATGAAGAACTACCCTCGACTTAGATTAACCCATGGGCGGAAG GTTTTAGAGGTCCGACCAGTGCTTAATTGGGATAAAGGGAAGGCTGTAGAGTTTTTACTTGAATCTTTAG GGCTTAGTAATAGTGACAACGTGCTTCCTATATATGTTGGAGATGATCGAACTGATGAAGATGCATTCAAG GTTCTTAGAGAGGGTAATCGAGGTTATGGTATATTGGTGTCTTCTGCACCGAAAGAAAGCAATGCATTTTACTCTCTCAGAGACCCATCAGAG GTCTTGGAATTCCTCAGGTCATTAGTAATATGGAAGAAAGCAAGTGCTTAA
- the LOC108215226 gene encoding probable trehalose-phosphate phosphatase G isoform X2, which translates to MEMEKNHNASVLTESASLNNSRKKTGLLDDVLSTCWLDAMKSSSPTHKKLKDFSTEPTDTEIAHRNWMLKYPSALASFEKITSYAKGKRVVLFLDYDGTLSPIVDNPDRAFMSNNMRLAVKNVARYFPTAIISGRSRDKVLEFVGLTELYYAGSHGMDIMGPVRPNTDGHTNCIRSTDNQGKEVNLFQPASEFLPMIDEIYRSLVDIAKEIEGATVENNKFCISVHYRNVDEKSWTTIAESVHDIMKNYPRLRLTHGRKVLEVRPVLNWDKGKAVEFLLESLGLSNSDNVLPIYVGDDRTDEDAFKVLREGNRGYGILVSSAPKESNAFYSLRDPSEVLEFLRSLVIWKKASA; encoded by the exons ATGGAAATGGAAAAGAATCACAATGCTTCAGTTCTCACTGAATCTGCATCATTGAACAACTCAAG GAAAAAGACTGGCCTACTCGATGATGTACTGTCCACCTGTTGGTTGGATGCCATGAAATCTTCATCTCCCACTCATAAGAAGTTAAAAGATTTTAGCACCGAGCCCACCGATACTGAAATAGCCCATCGCAATTGGATG CTCAAGTATCCATCTGCACTTGcatcttttgagaaaataacAAGCTATGCAAAGGGTAAAAGAGTAGTTTTGTTTCTGGACTATGACGGGACTTTGTCACCAATAGTGGACAACCCAGATCGAGCCTTTATGTCTAATAAT ATGCGCTTGGCTGTTAAAAATGTGGCAAGGTACTTCCCTACAGCAATTATCAGTGGGAGAAGCCGTGACAAG GTACTTGAATTTGTAGGACTAACAGAACTCTACTATGCTGGTAGCCATGGGATGGACATAATGGGCCCTGTTCGCCCCAATACTGATGGTCATACAAATTGTATCAGGTCCACTGACAACCAG GGTAAAGAAGTTAACTTGTTCCAGCCTGCTAGTGAATTCTTACCCATGATTGATGAG ATTTATAGATCCCTTGTTGATATTGCTAAAGAAATAGAAGGAGCCACTGTCGAGAacaataaattttgtatatctGTTCATTACCGTAACGTAGATGAGAAG AGTTGGACAACGATTGCAGAATCTGTTCATGACATCATGAAGAACTACCCTCGACTTAGATTAACCCATGGGCGGAAG GTTTTAGAGGTCCGACCAGTGCTTAATTGGGATAAAGGGAAGGCTGTAGAGTTTTTACTTGAATCTTTAG GGCTTAGTAATAGTGACAACGTGCTTCCTATATATGTTGGAGATGATCGAACTGATGAAGATGCATTCAAG GTTCTTAGAGAGGGTAATCGAGGTTATGGTATATTGGTGTCTTCTGCACCGAAAGAAAGCAATGCATTTTACTCTCTCAGAGACCCATCAGAG GTCTTGGAATTCCTCAGGTCATTAGTAATATGGAAGAAAGCAAGTGCTTAA